The following are encoded in a window of Sphingobium sp. AP49 genomic DNA:
- a CDS encoding N-acetylmuramidase, with amino-acid sequence MDIETLLDEVIAREGGYVDHPADRGGPTNMGISQGVARANGFAGNIRDLPPATARSIYRRLYWEQPGYALVARESPSLAAELFDTAVNMGPGVANGFLQRALNALNRNRRDYPDLALDRMIGARTLAALRAFRALRGPAGDAVLMKAIEALQGERYLALAESRPANEAFLYGWLANRIG; translated from the coding sequence TGGACGAAGTGATCGCGCGGGAGGGCGGCTATGTCGACCATCCGGCCGATCGCGGCGGGCCGACCAATATGGGGATCTCGCAGGGCGTGGCGCGGGCGAACGGCTTTGCCGGCAACATCCGCGACCTGCCCCCTGCCACCGCGCGCAGCATCTATCGCCGGCTCTATTGGGAACAGCCCGGCTATGCCCTGGTCGCACGGGAGAGCCCGAGCCTCGCCGCCGAACTGTTCGACACTGCGGTCAATATGGGGCCGGGCGTCGCCAACGGCTTTCTCCAGCGCGCGCTCAACGCGCTCAACCGCAACCGACGCGACTATCCCGACCTGGCGCTCGATCGCATGATCGGTGCCCGCACCCTCGCCGCGCTGCGCGCCTTCCGCGCCCTGCGCGGCCCCGCCGGCGACGCGGTGCTGATGAAGGCGATCGAGGCGCTACAGGGCGAACGCTATCTGGCCCTGGCCGAAAGCCGCCCGGCCAACGAGGCCTTCCTCTATGGCTGGCTCGCCAACCGCATCGGCTGA
- the rpsK gene encoding 30S ribosomal protein S11: protein MAREPQRIKRRERKNISAGVAHVNASFNNTMVTITDAQGNAISWSSAGMMGFKGSRKSTPYAAQVCAEDAGRKAAEHGVRTLEVEVKGPGSGRESALRALQAVGFHITSIRDVTPIPHNGVRPSKRRRV from the coding sequence ATGGCACGCGAACCCCAGCGCATTAAGCGCCGCGAACGCAAGAACATCTCGGCCGGCGTCGCGCACGTCAACGCCAGCTTCAACAACACCATGGTGACCATCACCGACGCCCAGGGCAACGCGATCTCGTGGTCCTCGGCCGGCATGATGGGCTTCAAGGGCAGCCGCAAGTCGACCCCGTACGCCGCTCAGGTGTGCGCCGAAGACGCCGGCCGCAAGGCCGCCGAGCACGGCGTCCGCACCCTCGAAGTCGAAGTCAAGGGCCCCGGTTCGGGCCGTGAATCGGCCCTGCGCGCACTGCAGGCCGTCGGCTTCCACATCACCTCGATCCGCGACGTCACGCCGATCCCGCACAATGGTGTGCGTCCGTCGAAGCGCCGCCGCGTCTAA
- the rpsM gene encoding 30S ribosomal protein S13 produces the protein MARIAGVNIPTNKRVIIALTYIHGIGRKTAVDLADKLGIDHSRRVQDLSDAEVLQIREAIDADLTVEGDLRRETAMNIKRLMDLACYRGLRHRKGLPVRGQRTHTNARTRKGKAKPIAGKKK, from the coding sequence ATGGCACGTATTGCGGGTGTTAACATCCCGACCAACAAGCGCGTAATCATCGCGCTCACCTACATCCACGGCATCGGTCGCAAGACTGCCGTTGACCTCGCCGACAAGCTGGGCATCGACCATAGCCGCCGCGTTCAGGACCTGTCGGACGCCGAAGTCCTGCAGATCCGCGAAGCCATCGACGCCGATCTGACCGTCGAAGGCGATCTGCGTCGCGAAACCGCGATGAACATCAAGCGCCTGATGGATCTGGCCTGCTATCGCGGCCTGCGTCATCGCAAGGGCCTGCCGGTCCGCGGCCAGCGCACGCACACCAATGCGCGCACCCGCAAGGGCAAGGCGAAGCCGATCGCCGGCAAGAAGAAGTAA
- a CDS encoding DNA-directed RNA polymerase subunit alpha, translating into MTVNMKNWQELKKPNALEIKPTGDGKRKATFVAEPLERGFGLTLGNALRRVLLSSLQGAAVTSIKIENVLHEFSSLAGVREDVTDIVLNIKQVALKMEGEGPKRLQLSATGPAVVKAGDIAVVGDIEVMNPDLVICHLDQGATLNMELTADIGKGYVPAVANRPADAPIGLIPIDALYSPVRQVAYKVDNTRVGQELDYDKLSLTLETDGTVTPEDAIAYAARILQDQLQLFVHFEDALPAAAPAAGHAAAAASEGESDTNQINRYLLKKVDELELSVRSANCLKNDNIIYIGDLVQKTEAEMLRTPNFGRKSLNEIKEVLSSMGLRLGMDIPGWPPENIEEMAKKLEQELLG; encoded by the coding sequence ATGACTGTCAACATGAAGAACTGGCAGGAATTGAAGAAGCCCAACGCCCTCGAGATCAAGCCGACCGGCGACGGCAAGCGCAAGGCGACCTTCGTTGCCGAACCGCTTGAGCGCGGTTTTGGCCTGACGCTCGGCAACGCGCTGCGCCGGGTTCTTCTCTCCTCGCTCCAGGGCGCGGCGGTCACCTCGATCAAGATCGAGAATGTCCTGCACGAATTCTCGTCGCTCGCCGGCGTGCGTGAGGACGTCACCGACATCGTCCTGAACATCAAGCAGGTCGCGCTGAAGATGGAAGGCGAAGGCCCCAAGCGTCTGCAGCTGTCCGCCACCGGCCCGGCCGTGGTGAAGGCAGGCGACATTGCCGTCGTCGGCGACATCGAAGTGATGAACCCCGATCTGGTGATCTGTCACCTCGATCAGGGCGCGACGCTGAACATGGAACTGACGGCTGACATCGGCAAGGGCTATGTCCCCGCCGTCGCCAACCGCCCGGCTGACGCACCGATCGGCCTGATCCCGATCGATGCGCTCTACTCGCCGGTCCGCCAGGTCGCCTACAAGGTGGATAACACCCGCGTCGGCCAGGAACTGGACTATGACAAGCTGTCGCTGACGCTGGAAACCGACGGCACCGTGACGCCGGAAGATGCGATTGCTTACGCAGCCCGCATCCTGCAGGACCAGCTCCAGCTGTTCGTCCACTTCGAGGACGCGCTGCCTGCCGCTGCCCCGGCTGCCGGCCATGCCGCTGCCGCTGCGTCGGAAGGCGAAAGCGACACCAACCAGATCAACCGCTATCTGCTCAAGAAGGTGGACGAACTGGAACTGTCGGTCCGCTCGGCCAACTGCCTCAAGAACGACAACATCATCTATATCGGCGATCTGGTCCAGAAGACCGAAGCCGAGATGCTGCGCACCCCCAATTTCGGCCGCAAGTCGCTGAACGAAATCAAGGAAGTGCTGTCGTCCATGGGCCTGCGCCTGGGCATGGACATCCCCGGCTGGCCGCCGGAAAATATCGAGGAAATGGCCAAGAAGCTCGAACAGGAGCTGCTGGGCTAA
- a CDS encoding prolyl oligopeptidase family serine peptidase has protein sequence MRALRRLIWPLPALLVAIAAAPAAAAAAGDATPAVIDATPSASDLHYPLTRRQDLVEDHFGVKVTDPYRWLEGDVRNDPAVRAWVDQENRLTRRYLDDLTGRDILKRRMETLFAHGRFTVPRKAGGRYFYGYNEGLQNQTPLYVREGLAGEQRLLLDPNRWTRDGASALAEWMPSPDGRYLAYAIQDAGSDWRTLRVLDVDTGKILEDKIEWVKFSQTAWDGRGQGFFYSRFAAPVPGQAYQSASSGQQLFYHRIGTGQDQDQLIYATPDRPALSHTAQVTSDGRWLIVSSFAGIDPRRELHIAALDGGPVQMHMLVKGLANDWRLVGSRGSTLYFITDRKAAHMRVVTLDAQRPGRRETELVAERPDTLAGGSLVGNRLILAYMTQSETVAELVELDGRKVGDVPLPGMGTAAGFGGRDGDAETFFSFSGFVTPPSIYRFDTATLQTQLFAQPDLPFNPADFGVEQVSYPSKDGTLIPMTIIRKKLLADHAVAAPTILYGYGGFNIALTPGYSATRLAWLEQGGAYAIANLRGGGEFGKAWHDAGRGANKQNVFDDFIAAAEYLKAQGYTPQDGLAIEGRSNGGLLVGAVVNQRPDLFAAALPAVGVMDMLRFDRFTAGRYWVDDYGSPDNAADFPLLYSYSPYHNILSGRDYPAILVTTADTDDRVVPAHSFKYAAALQAAAIGDRPHLLRVDSRAGHGSGKPIDKLIEEYADSYAFVAHFTGLTISAKP, from the coding sequence ATGCGCGCGCTCCGTCGCCTGATCTGGCCGCTGCCAGCCCTGCTGGTAGCGATCGCCGCCGCGCCGGCCGCCGCCGCCGCCGCCGGGGATGCCACGCCGGCGGTGATCGACGCTACCCCTTCGGCCAGCGATCTCCATTATCCCCTCACCCGCCGCCAGGATCTGGTCGAGGATCATTTCGGCGTGAAGGTCACCGATCCCTATCGTTGGCTGGAAGGCGATGTCCGCAATGATCCGGCCGTGCGTGCCTGGGTCGACCAAGAAAACAGGCTGACCCGTCGCTATCTCGACGACCTGACCGGCCGGGACATCCTGAAGCGGCGGATGGAAACCCTGTTCGCCCATGGCCGGTTCACCGTCCCGCGCAAGGCCGGAGGTCGCTATTTCTACGGCTATAATGAAGGGCTGCAGAACCAGACCCCCCTCTATGTTCGCGAGGGGCTGGCCGGCGAGCAACGATTGTTGCTCGATCCCAATCGCTGGACGCGGGATGGTGCCAGCGCGTTGGCGGAGTGGATGCCATCACCCGACGGCCGCTACCTCGCCTATGCCATCCAGGACGCAGGCAGCGACTGGCGTACGTTGCGCGTGCTCGACGTCGACACCGGCAAAATACTCGAAGACAAGATCGAATGGGTCAAATTTTCCCAAACCGCCTGGGATGGACGAGGCCAGGGCTTCTTCTATTCGCGCTTTGCCGCACCGGTCCCCGGGCAGGCCTATCAATCCGCCAGCAGCGGCCAGCAACTCTTTTACCACCGCATCGGCACGGGCCAGGATCAGGACCAACTCATCTACGCCACGCCTGATCGGCCGGCACTCAGCCACACCGCGCAGGTCACCAGCGACGGGCGCTGGCTGATCGTCAGTTCGTTCGCCGGCATCGATCCGCGCCGCGAACTGCACATCGCCGCGCTCGATGGCGGTCCCGTGCAGATGCATATGCTCGTCAAGGGTCTTGCCAACGACTGGCGCCTGGTCGGCAGCCGGGGCTCCACCCTCTATTTCATCACCGATCGCAAGGCTGCGCATATGCGCGTGGTCACACTTGATGCCCAGCGCCCGGGACGGCGCGAAACAGAATTGGTGGCCGAACGGCCGGATACACTGGCAGGCGGCTCACTGGTGGGCAACCGGCTGATCCTTGCCTATATGACACAGTCGGAAACCGTGGCCGAACTGGTCGAACTGGACGGGCGCAAGGTCGGTGACGTCCCCTTGCCCGGCATGGGTACGGCAGCAGGATTCGGCGGCCGGGATGGCGACGCGGAAACATTTTTCAGCTTTTCCGGCTTCGTGACGCCGCCCAGCATCTATCGCTTCGACACGGCAACGCTGCAGACCCAGCTGTTCGCCCAGCCCGACCTGCCCTTCAATCCCGCCGATTTCGGTGTGGAGCAGGTCAGCTATCCGTCGAAAGACGGTACGCTGATCCCGATGACGATCATCCGCAAGAAGCTGTTGGCCGACCATGCGGTTGCGGCACCGACCATCCTCTATGGCTATGGCGGGTTCAATATCGCGTTGACGCCCGGCTATTCCGCCACGCGGCTGGCCTGGCTGGAACAGGGCGGCGCCTATGCGATCGCCAATCTGCGCGGCGGCGGCGAGTTCGGCAAGGCCTGGCACGACGCCGGGCGTGGCGCCAACAAGCAGAATGTGTTCGACGATTTCATCGCCGCAGCCGAATATCTGAAGGCACAGGGCTATACCCCGCAAGACGGGCTGGCGATCGAGGGTCGCTCCAACGGCGGCCTGCTGGTTGGTGCGGTGGTAAACCAGCGCCCCGACCTGTTTGCCGCCGCCTTGCCGGCCGTGGGCGTCATGGACATGCTGCGCTTCGACCGTTTCACCGCCGGCCGCTATTGGGTCGACGATTATGGGTCGCCGGACAATGCCGCGGACTTCCCACTGCTCTACAGCTATTCGCCTTACCATAATATCTTGAGCGGCAGGGATTATCCGGCGATCTTGGTAACGACGGCCGACACCGATGACCGTGTCGTACCGGCACATAGTTTCAAATATGCTGCCGCGCTACAGGCCGCCGCCATTGGTGATCGGCCCCATCTGCTGCGTGTCGACAGTCGCGCAGGTCATGGATCGGGCAAGCCGATCGACAAGCTCATCGAGGAATATGCCGACAGCTATGCCTTTGTTGCCCATTTCACGGGTCTGACGATCAGCGCCAAGCCATGA
- a CDS encoding spermidine synthase, whose amino-acid sequence MTPRELLGTAAVPGGQELRLYRRGADFMIVLDRNELMSSRMSGSEKALALMTIERLGRRDPHLLIGGYGMGFTLRAALAQLDARAQITLAELVPEIIDWARGPMVDLAAGCLDDPRVRLVMDDVAHVIAAGNGSFDAILLDVDNGPDGLTADANDRLYTSAGLASAMRALKPGGVLAIWSAGADAAFTRRLQNAGFAVDEVVVKARDNGKGPRHVIWFATRRR is encoded by the coding sequence ATGACACCGCGCGAATTGCTGGGCACCGCCGCCGTTCCGGGCGGGCAGGAACTGCGCCTCTATCGCCGGGGCGCCGACTTCATGATCGTGCTCGACCGCAACGAACTGATGAGCAGCCGGATGAGCGGATCGGAAAAGGCCTTGGCGCTGATGACGATCGAGCGGCTGGGGCGGCGCGATCCGCACCTGCTGATCGGTGGTTATGGCATGGGCTTCACGCTGCGCGCCGCGCTAGCCCAGCTCGACGCCAGGGCGCAGATCACGCTGGCTGAACTGGTCCCCGAAATCATCGACTGGGCGCGCGGCCCGATGGTCGACCTTGCCGCCGGCTGCCTGGACGATCCGCGCGTGCGGCTGGTGATGGACGATGTCGCCCATGTGATCGCTGCGGGCAACGGCAGTTTTGACGCAATCCTGCTCGACGTCGACAATGGCCCGGATGGCTTGACCGCCGACGCCAACGACCGCCTCTATACCAGCGCCGGGCTGGCCAGCGCGATGCGTGCGCTCAAGCCTGGCGGCGTACTGGCCATCTGGTCGGCCGGAGCGGACGCCGCCTTCACCCGGCGGCTTCAGAATGCGGGCTTTGCGGTCGATGAGGTCGTCGTGAAGGCACGCGACAATGGCAAAGGGCCGCGCCACGTCATCTGGTTCGCCACCCGACGGCGCTGA
- a CDS encoding 3TM-type holin has translation MIGTDDIPPPPESTDLWTQRSRPAFLYVIYALLLWSIPMGLISGWQPEVAGAIIAGMRAYLNALPEPLYALFGTAYLGYTAAHAWGRAKGRER, from the coding sequence GTGATCGGAACCGACGACATTCCCCCTCCCCCCGAATCGACCGACCTGTGGACGCAGCGGTCGCGGCCGGCCTTTCTCTACGTCATCTATGCGCTGCTGCTCTGGTCGATTCCGATGGGGCTGATATCGGGCTGGCAGCCCGAAGTGGCGGGCGCGATCATCGCGGGGATGCGCGCCTATCTCAACGCCCTGCCCGAACCGCTCTACGCCCTCTTCGGCACCGCCTATCTCGGCTATACGGCGGCCCATGCCTGGGGCAGGGCAAAGGGCAGGGAGCGGTGA
- the rplQ gene encoding 50S ribosomal protein L17: protein MRHKVGHRKLQRSTGHRTALLRNLAASLIKHEQILTTTPKAKELRPYVEKLITLAKKGGLSNRRLADARLKDDAQLTKLFEVLAERYKDRNGGYTRVIKAGFRASDAAPIAIIELVDRDVAAKGQDSGPVNTVDEDEFEAA from the coding sequence ATGCGTCATAAAGTTGGTCATCGTAAGCTTCAGCGCAGCACCGGTCATCGTACCGCCCTGCTTCGCAACCTGGCTGCCTCGCTCATCAAGCATGAGCAGATCCTGACCACCACGCCGAAGGCGAAGGAACTGCGTCCCTACGTCGAGAAGCTGATCACCCTCGCCAAGAAGGGTGGCCTGTCCAACCGTCGTCTGGCCGACGCCCGCCTGAAGGATGACGCGCAGCTGACCAAGCTGTTCGAAGTCCTGGCCGAGCGTTACAAGGATCGCAACGGTGGCTACACCCGCGTGATCAAGGCCGGTTTCCGCGCTTCGGACGCCGCGCCGATCGCGATCATCGAGCTGGTCGATCGTGACGTCGCCGCCAAGGGCCAGGACTCCGGTCCGGTCAACACCGTCGACGAAGACGAATTCGAAGCCGCCTGA